A part of Methanomassiliicoccales archaeon genomic DNA contains:
- a CDS encoding prephenate dehydrogenase/arogenate dehydrogenase family protein: MTEKVDGIRWMIEEIDREIMVLIKKRMDAALKMGKTKVEKSMPVRNLKVEDEVIGRYISRAGEAGISEEAAKEIAQILIRESIEAQARLPRPMRSVKEVLVIGGAGKMGLWFARYMAMRGHKVKIFDKKRCKEFPNVTDMTTSVKAADVIIVAVPISEAKGVLEKIIEARPKGLVFDIMSVKQPIIRTLERAAEEGLKVCSVHPMFGPDALSMYSRNIIVCDCGSTRGVEEFLPLVEGMGANITEMPVTEHDMLISYVLGLSHAINIAFFSSLRASGIEFKSFEDIASTTFKRQASSARRVALESPDLYYEIQHENPYTERCFDLLMKVITDLKDSALSEDKERFVQMMKEGRKYFGDD; the protein is encoded by the coding sequence TTGACTGAGAAGGTGGACGGCATCCGTTGGATGATCGAGGAGATAGACAGGGAGATCATGGTGCTCATCAAGAAGAGGATGGACGCAGCGCTCAAGATGGGCAAGACCAAGGTCGAAAAGTCGATGCCTGTCCGGAACCTCAAGGTGGAGGATGAGGTCATCGGGCGATACATCAGCAGAGCAGGGGAGGCTGGCATATCTGAGGAGGCGGCGAAGGAGATCGCCCAGATACTTATCAGGGAATCGATCGAGGCCCAGGCAAGATTGCCGAGGCCAATGAGGTCTGTAAAGGAGGTCCTCGTGATCGGCGGGGCGGGAAAGATGGGGCTCTGGTTCGCCAGATATATGGCGATGAGGGGTCACAAGGTCAAGATATTTGACAAGAAGAGGTGCAAGGAGTTCCCGAACGTGACCGACATGACGACATCGGTCAAGGCAGCGGACGTCATCATCGTGGCGGTGCCGATCTCCGAGGCCAAAGGGGTGCTGGAGAAGATAATTGAGGCGAGACCGAAAGGGCTTGTCTTCGACATCATGTCGGTCAAGCAACCGATCATCCGGACCCTGGAGAGAGCGGCCGAGGAGGGGCTGAAGGTCTGCAGCGTCCACCCGATGTTCGGGCCGGACGCGCTCTCGATGTACAGCAGGAACATCATCGTATGCGACTGTGGTTCCACCAGAGGTGTTGAGGAGTTCCTGCCTCTGGTGGAGGGGATGGGGGCGAACATAACTGAGATGCCGGTGACCGAGCATGATATGCTCATATCCTATGTGCTTGGCCTGAGCCACGCGATAAACATCGCATTCTTCAGCTCACTTAGGGCCTCAGGCATAGAGTTCAAGAGCTTTGAGGACATCGCCTCCACGACGTTCAAGAGACAGGCCTCGTCCGCCAGGAGGGTCGCCTTGGAATCCCCTGACCTATATTACGAGATCCAGCACGAGAACCCTTACACGGAGAGGTGCTTCGATCTCCTGATGAAGGTCATAACAGACCTGAAGGATTCGGCCCTCTCCGAGGACAAGGAACGTTTCGTCCAGATGATGAAGGAAGGCAGGAAGTATTTCGGAGATGATTGA
- the asd gene encoding aspartate-semialdehyde dehydrogenase, with the protein MAKIQVAVLGATGMIGQRFVQLLEDHPWFEIGGLYASERSEGKRLADVMKVKDHVFKEETLERRIEQLDAKAVAKRCRVAFSGLPSDIAKDIETSLSEEGVAVFSNAASHRMRPDVPLLIPEVNPDHLDLIKKQKCYKDGGYIVTNANCSTTGLALPLKAILEAFGLKFVCVSTYQAISGAGYPGVPSLDIMANIVPFIKNEEEKMEEEIFKMLGKKTAKGIEMPKFDMVASCARVPVIDGHTESVVIKMDKEASVDEVVKVLTKFRPAPQRLGLPTAPLRPIIVRMEENRPQPLCDVYAGEPSRARGMAVTVGRVRQSGNKYTKLWLLSHNTLRGGAGGSVLNAELARAKKLL; encoded by the coding sequence ATGGCGAAGATACAGGTTGCAGTGCTAGGCGCGACTGGAATGATAGGGCAGAGGTTCGTCCAGCTCCTCGAGGACCATCCCTGGTTCGAGATCGGCGGGCTCTATGCCTCCGAGAGGTCGGAAGGGAAGAGGCTGGCAGACGTCATGAAGGTCAAGGACCATGTCTTCAAGGAGGAGACCCTCGAGAGAAGGATCGAGCAGCTGGACGCCAAGGCGGTCGCGAAAAGATGCCGCGTCGCCTTCTCCGGACTTCCATCGGACATCGCCAAGGACATCGAGACCTCCTTGTCGGAAGAGGGCGTCGCGGTCTTCTCCAACGCAGCCTCGCATAGGATGAGGCCAGATGTACCTTTGCTGATCCCTGAGGTGAACCCTGACCATCTGGACCTCATCAAAAAGCAGAAATGCTATAAGGATGGGGGGTACATCGTCACCAACGCGAACTGCTCGACCACGGGTCTGGCGCTGCCGTTGAAGGCGATCTTAGAGGCGTTCGGGCTGAAGTTCGTCTGCGTCTCCACATACCAGGCCATATCGGGCGCAGGATATCCTGGCGTACCCTCACTGGATATCATGGCGAACATCGTGCCGTTCATCAAGAACGAAGAAGAGAAGATGGAAGAGGAGATCTTCAAGATGCTCGGCAAGAAGACCGCCAAGGGCATAGAGATGCCAAAGTTCGATATGGTGGCTTCATGCGCCAGGGTCCCCGTGATAGATGGACACACCGAGTCCGTGGTCATCAAGATGGATAAGGAGGCCTCGGTCGATGAGGTGGTGAAGGTGCTGACGAAGTTCAGGCCCGCCCCGCAGAGGCTGGGGCTCCCTACCGCCCCCTTGAGACCCATAATCGTCCGCATGGAGGAGAACCGCCCGCAGCCCCTATGCGATGTCTATGCTGGAGAGCCTTCGCGCGCAAGAGGGATGGCGGTGACGGTCGGAAGGGTGAGGCAGAGCGGAAACAAATATACGAAACTATGGCTGTTATCCCATAACACCCTGAGGGGCGGTGCCGGAGGCTCGGTCCTCAACGCCGAGCTGGCAAGAGCTAAGAAATTGCTTTGA
- a CDS encoding homocysteine biosynthesis protein, producing MGLKRTVEEINARIKKGDAVVMTAEEAIDLVKKDGLEKATEQVDVVTTGTFGAMCSSGAFINFGHSEPPIKMSKVFLNDVPAYGGIAAVDAYIGATEESSNGRHDYGGAHVIEDLIAGRPVKLKATSKGTDCYPRKEIETFITLKTVNQAYLFNPRNMYQNYAVATNSSDRTLFTYMGKLLPNMKNATYSSSGQLSPLLKDPKLRTIGIGTRIFLGGAQGYVSWEGTQYKTNVPMRNGVPSASARTLAVIGDMKQMSTEYIRALYMNRYGISLAVGIGVPIPVIDEDIMRTCALTDEELFAPVVDYALQSRNRRPIQEVSYAELRSGTINVKGKKVKTSSLSSYYKARQIAIELKRQIMEKEFLLTQFVQAMPEERAIRPLDVRSREEVL from the coding sequence ATGGGATTGAAGAGGACCGTCGAGGAGATCAACGCCAGGATCAAAAAGGGCGATGCGGTCGTCATGACCGCCGAGGAGGCCATTGACCTGGTGAAGAAGGATGGCCTGGAGAAGGCCACCGAACAGGTGGATGTAGTGACGACCGGCACCTTCGGGGCAATGTGCTCCTCTGGCGCGTTCATCAATTTCGGTCACTCCGAGCCGCCGATCAAGATGTCCAAGGTCTTCCTGAACGATGTGCCGGCCTATGGAGGGATAGCAGCGGTCGACGCCTACATCGGAGCGACCGAGGAATCCTCCAACGGCCGCCACGATTATGGGGGGGCACATGTGATCGAGGACCTCATCGCCGGCAGGCCTGTCAAGCTGAAGGCGACCTCAAAGGGCACGGACTGCTATCCTCGCAAGGAGATAGAGACGTTCATCACCCTCAAGACCGTTAACCAGGCATATCTGTTCAATCCTCGGAACATGTACCAGAACTATGCGGTCGCAACGAACTCCAGCGATAGGACCCTGTTCACCTACATGGGAAAGCTCCTGCCCAACATGAAGAACGCCACATATTCCAGCTCTGGTCAGCTCTCCCCCTTGCTGAAGGACCCGAAGCTGAGGACGATCGGCATAGGCACGAGGATCTTCTTGGGAGGGGCACAAGGGTATGTGAGCTGGGAAGGTACCCAATATAAGACAAACGTCCCGATGCGGAACGGAGTGCCCTCGGCCTCTGCCAGGACGCTTGCGGTCATCGGCGACATGAAACAGATGTCCACGGAATACATCCGGGCGCTGTACATGAACCGTTACGGCATCAGCTTGGCAGTTGGCATCGGGGTACCTATACCGGTCATCGATGAGGACATCATGCGCACCTGTGCCCTGACAGATGAGGAGCTCTTCGCGCCAGTGGTCGACTATGCCCTCCAGTCAAGGAACAGAAGGCCCATACAAGAGGTCTCATATGCAGAGCTCCGCTCGGGCACGATCAACGTGAAGGGAAAGAAGGTCAAGACCTCCTCGCTCTCATCATATTACAAGGCAAGGCAGATCGCCATCGAGCTCAAGCGGCAGATAATGGAGAAGGAGTTCCTGCTCACGCAGTTCGTTCAGGCGATGCCAGAGGAGCGGGCGATACGGCCTTTGGACGTCAGGTCGAGGGAGGAGGTGCTCTGA
- a CDS encoding 4Fe-4S binding protein, giving the protein MGSNRYMLFFTPDLINEPITYRMVKDFDLMINILRAEIDDTGGRLMIAFEGSPQQIKSALKYLTDNKVQIKELNEYVHKDADRCTDCGMCVSVCPVSAFVVDRGTWKIIFNSDKCIACGMCIDACPPGAMKLGQ; this is encoded by the coding sequence ATGGGGTCGAACAGGTACATGCTGTTCTTCACACCGGACCTGATCAATGAGCCGATAACGTACCGGATGGTCAAGGACTTTGACCTGATGATAAATATACTGAGGGCCGAGATCGATGACACCGGAGGGCGCCTTATGATCGCGTTCGAGGGTAGCCCGCAACAGATCAAGAGCGCTTTGAAATATCTCACGGACAACAAGGTCCAGATCAAGGAGCTCAACGAATATGTGCACAAGGATGCGGACAGGTGCACCGATTGCGGGATGTGCGTATCCGTCTGCCCCGTCAGCGCGTTCGTGGTCGACAGGGGCACCTGGAAGATCATCTTCAACAGCGACAAGTGCATCGCCTGCGGGATGTGCATCGACGCATGCCCTCCAGGGGCGATGAAGTTGGGCCAATGA
- a CDS encoding UPF0280 family protein — MIVRRHFELGETAVTIVAEEELIGHAERSIFDSREELLSFLAKDPFFGLTLEPYEEPRASPPIVKRMCEAARAANVGPMAAVAGAIAEAALEAMVERGADHAIVDNGGDIAMVLRKETAVGIYAGDSPFKGFAYMVPPTDGRYGICTSSGTVGPSISFGIADAATVFAKDVALADACATALGNMVRSPDEDVLSDAVRSISGIRGVDGCVVIVGDRLAMRGKVPDLVRCDETRYKVSERYL, encoded by the coding sequence ATGATCGTCAGAAGGCATTTCGAACTCGGTGAGACGGCGGTCACCATCGTTGCAGAGGAGGAGCTCATAGGCCATGCCGAGAGGAGCATCTTCGATTCGAGGGAGGAGCTCCTTTCGTTCCTGGCCAAAGACCCCTTCTTCGGGCTGACATTGGAACCTTACGAAGAGCCGAGGGCCTCGCCCCCCATCGTCAAGAGGATGTGCGAGGCCGCGAGGGCCGCCAACGTGGGCCCGATGGCGGCGGTCGCCGGGGCCATCGCTGAGGCTGCGCTGGAGGCCATGGTGGAGCGGGGGGCGGACCACGCCATCGTCGATAATGGCGGTGACATAGCGATGGTCCTGAGGAAGGAGACGGCGGTCGGTATCTATGCCGGGGACTCCCCATTCAAGGGGTTCGCGTATATGGTACCTCCCACCGATGGGAGATACGGGATATGCACCTCCTCAGGGACCGTGGGACCTTCGATATCCTTTGGTATCGCGGATGCTGCGACCGTCTTCGCAAAGGACGTCGCCCTGGCGGACGCCTGCGCCACAGCCCTTGGTAATATGGTAAGGTCGCCGGATGAGGATGTCCTGAGCGATGCCGTGAGGTCCATCTCAGGGATCAGGGGTGTTGATGGCTGCGTTGTCATCGTGGGCGACAGGCTCGCAATGAGGGGCAAGGTCCCTGACCTCGTGAGATGCGACGAGACACGATACAAGGTGTCGGAACGATACCTCTGA
- a CDS encoding ATP phosphoribosyltransferase — MALKLAIPNKGRLNEKSVQMLKQAGLEFDDADERKLYANVKRRDISIMFLRASDIVRFVHSGAVDMGITGKDLIMEQDADVKVLDELNFGHCRLSVAAPESSGIDSVDKVKDGTVVATSFPSMTKRYFSKLGKKVQIEEISGAAEITPHLGVAQIIVDLVSSGSTLKMNHLKEIAVIAESQAVVIANKKAFREQREKMEELVSAIRSVLDAENKKYLMADVPTSSLEEVKKFFPGIAGPTVMNIMGRDDVVAIHVVVDKDKVYDAIVRLKKMGASGILITPIDRMVP; from the coding sequence ATGGCATTGAAATTGGCCATACCCAACAAGGGAAGGTTGAACGAGAAGTCCGTCCAGATGTTGAAGCAGGCGGGCCTGGAGTTCGATGACGCGGACGAGCGCAAGCTGTATGCGAACGTGAAGCGCAGGGACATCTCGATAATGTTCCTCCGCGCGAGCGACATCGTCAGGTTCGTGCATTCGGGGGCCGTCGACATGGGCATCACCGGTAAGGACCTGATCATGGAGCAGGATGCCGACGTCAAGGTACTGGACGAGCTGAACTTCGGCCACTGCCGATTGTCCGTGGCCGCCCCGGAGTCATCTGGGATAGACAGCGTCGACAAGGTCAAGGACGGCACGGTCGTGGCGACCTCCTTTCCCTCGATGACCAAACGTTACTTCTCCAAGCTCGGAAAGAAGGTCCAGATCGAGGAGATATCTGGCGCGGCCGAGATAACGCCCCATCTGGGCGTCGCTCAGATAATAGTGGACCTCGTCTCGAGCGGCTCCACCCTCAAGATGAACCACCTCAAGGAGATCGCCGTCATCGCCGAATCACAGGCAGTGGTGATCGCCAACAAGAAGGCCTTCAGGGAGCAAAGGGAAAAGATGGAGGAGCTGGTCTCTGCCATACGCAGCGTGCTCGACGCAGAGAACAAGAAGTACCTCATGGCCGATGTGCCGACCTCCTCATTGGAGGAGGTAAAAAAATTCTTCCCAGGCATCGCGGGGCCGACGGTCATGAACATCATGGGCAGGGACGATGTCGTCGCCATCCATGTGGTCGTGGACAAGGACAAGGTGTATGACGCCATCGTCAGGTTGAAGAAGATGGGAGCGAGCGGGATCCTCATAACCCCGATCGACCGGATGGTCCCGTGA